The genomic region ACTCAAGAATGTGATTCATGCATTGCTTAGGGGAAGGAGAGGAAAATATGAGTCTAGTTCTGACCTTCATTGTTGATAATGCTTGCTTGTGAGAGCTAAGCAAGAATTGTTTGGTGACAATTGCAAAGCAAAAGGCGAAGAGAAGTAACAACCTATGGCTTTTGTTTTGCAAATGTAGTACATGTGATATGCTTGGCTGAGATTGAGCTATATTTATAGTACTATAGTAGCATGTTATGAGACATGGTCAAGTCAACAAGTCAAACCCAAGTCAACTCAAATAGTATAGTCTTCAAAATACATTATAGTAATTCACGCGGCAGAAAccgtgtcattttttttttaataacagaaACCGTGTCATCAAGTTTTGCGTCTGCCATACATAGTTCCTTCACGGAAAGTGAACCagtcatatattataaaaactgTAATCATTGAAGGCAATTTTCATATTTTGGGTtctgaaaatattaataatgatgaTGCAGTTGGGAAATTTTGGAGATTAATTGTTTTGGTAGCTGGCAATGAATTGACTTTGAAAGTTATCCCTTCTTAGTGTTCTCAACTAtaggaaaatatttaattagtctCCGTCTTAGTGCTCTCCCACTAGCTAGTAATTATTCCCTCATACATGTTTTGTATAGCctgaatataaattatttctagCTATTAACTTTCTTTTCCAAAGTCCACAACAACCCTTCTCTTGGAACTCAAACACAAAAGCCATATGAGTAAGTCTTTTTCTTTGCTTCGATGCATTCTATCAACCTCTAGTTTAAAAagatagaatttttttaaaaaaattgatagccCTTTGGAAGTGCTATGTATGCATATGATATCTATTTAAAGATAGTCCTTGTGAAGAACTACCTAACAATCTCCCGCTCTGGATTATTGGTTTCAATagcttaattattataatttaatcataaaataattttataaatttaacatagaattaatttatctcactttttatatatttagaaattaaatttatattttttatcttttaagaatcaattaatttatcatcATATCACactttgataaataaattttgttatttatccTAAAAGAAAAGGATAACGCTCATCACTTTTATATCTTTGTGATTAACATAAATCTGAATATCTCTTTTGTTGTTAAATATAAGGACCAAAGTGTTATTCCTCAACTTATTTGACATTTTCTTATATATCAAAATCTCCTTAAAAAACTTCGCGAGCTAAATTAAGTTTGGCTTAGTCTtccatgttattttttattcaaggaATACAAACGGTAAGAAAACCCTCTAgtcatttttgttatttttttatttagaaatatctcattattttgttaattcatcttttttgtgttcacttttttcttatttttaacatGATATCAAAATCTATTCATTATTGATGTTCAATTATCCAGCAAAATTCATACATCATATTCAATTCAAAgttttagatgatattttaattttattgtcaaatgctattaattattaatttgctaATTTTTGTTAGTGAGATGAATTCGAACTTATGACCTATACCATCTTCCTCCCTCTACCCCCTCCCCTTTAGGTGTATACTGATCATATTtaactaaacttatcacttaATCCAATCAAAGAATTTTAGGATAAGTTGACTTTGAGAAATTTAACTTCAAACCACAGCTAAAATCAATTTGATCATGAACGGTTGGATCAATCGagtcataatattttaaaaaaaattattttgtaaaatttaaaattcaaaagcatatttttctcatattttttagaattttttttataaaaatttacaataaaattacatacaatgttaaatttgttgcacaaagaaatttataattttctcatATTATTATTGGATTGGGTCATgagtaaaaaatatacaatttgttATTCATCCTATATATGAATAAATCTAATTAGGTCACATCAATTTTGACCCAAACCCCAATTATTTAGGTTGGATTGGGTACACAAATTATTTGGACCCATAAACACCCCTATCACTCTTCTTATTCAACCAATAATCAACCTTATAActccaaaacaataaataaagcaTTCCagcaaaaagaaaacaacaaataaagctTGAGAGGGTATTCGATACTCCTTATATGACTTAGACaattctttattaattttcGAGTCTTCGTAAATTGGAACAATAtccatttttaataatataattagtcaggtgaaataaattttattattatattaatagtaataaatcgAATAACTATAgatgattttaaatttcaaagtaatggaaaaaattaaagtattaaGATTCGAATGTGTTCTCCACTCAAATCATTTGTTATTACTCGTGAATAACCCAACAAAATTTTGTCAACATTTACAATATGACAAACAAAGTCCAATCATACACTACTAACTATTACAGTACTACATACATGTTTATTTACTCCCTTGGACACACGATCACCTTCAATATATATTCTAATAGACCTTGCATCAAAGAAATAAAACCAACACAAATTACTAcgatgtctttttttttttttttatcaatctttCTAATATTCTAAACTTTAGcagataaaagtaattttaactATACAGATAGAGTGGTGGTGGCATGTGATAATAAAGGGGATACGCTTTGTAGAGAGGAACATGCACTTCTGCAGGGTCCTTTTTCTTCTCCACTTTCGTAGCTTTGACACTGCACTCACTGGATCAATCTCACCCAATAAAACCAATTTCATGTCTTTAACGTCAACAGAAATTGATTCAATCCCtgcaaaataaataacaaatacacaattttttttcaataaatcatTGATTCACCATGATGCTGCATGCACATATATGATTTGTATTTTGCTCAGTGGTTGGCTTGATTTAAGAAATTAAGTAGAGattgtcttctttttttatcatttaatggATAATATATGGTACTTCAATGTTTATCCATTCTGTGGCAAATTAAAGTCTATCGAGGAAGCGTGGTCTTTCTGTACTCTCTTTTCTAAGTCATTGTCATTTTGTCACAACTCAAAAGTAGTGTTTATAattcatctcattttttaatGCGGTTGTCGCAACTGAAACGTGACGGGAACCTAGAGTTGTTGATTCGCACTAGTTCGATTTATTGAGCTAATCAATCACGGATCAACATTTTGTTGTTGGGGTTGAATTGAGTTTTCTAATTTAATAGTGGACTGAAATTTTGTTTAGACTAGCCCTTGATAGGTTGCGGACCAAACAATTATCAATGCATGGATcactcattttttttgtaaatataaaaaattaaaaaattatcaaaacaaattatcttttatatgataaaattaattacataacTTGGGTTTTTGcgagtattaaaaaaaagtttactcTACGGTTGAAATAAAAACTCGCAAAAACTCATTTTCCCTTCTTTTACGTTAATATTGTCAATTGTTCATTTGGAAATTTGCTGAAAAACCAATGATTTTTCTCTCCATCGGAACAATAGAACCTTATATTTTAaagagatatatttttttaatgagattAAATCAATCATCTGAAAATAAATTAGACTAAAAATTAAGATACATTATGGGAaaataaaacttccatcaaAGAGAGGCAAATAACATTGTGTGAACATGCACCATCACCGTCATGGTCGCTGGCCCAAGAGTAAAATTGCCGTTGTAGTTCTGTTCAGATCTTATTCTTTCTTCTTCGTCTCCATTTGTACTCTTATATGTGTTGCATTGCCATTGCACTGCGTTTAGGGAATTACAGCGATATATAGTTGAGGCACCACCAAATTATAGCGGCACCGACCAGCATCACAAGTTTTTGCGGGTTTTTCTTTCAACCCTATACGATACTTTATACATTATGATTATGAGTGTGTGAGATTTACTAATAGGATTCTTCTGTTAAAAGTGAAAAAGGAGAGGATCCAAATCCAAAACAAACTATGTGACCTTGGGTTTCTCATTACATTAGAAGATACATAGAAGCAAGAACCAAGTTCagactaaatttattttttcataatttaattttcattgtaaataaatattattcatttacttgaaaaaaaattatgtatttaaaaggagtaaaatatatatttttaagttatcTTATATTGTACATTTAATTATAGGTTATTATTTGTATAACCAATGTGGTAGTTACCTTATAAGGTGATAACACCATCATTACACGTAACCTACTCCCAAACCTTGATTTGATTTCATGGACCATTTTTTATAggctttttttaatatatttttttctaattaataaatattggtACTAACTCTGTATCGttatattataaaagtaatGTACACTAGCATACTATTTTTTCGCTCAAAATAAGTGTTGTTTGGTAACTTAACTTACATATTAGTGGAATAAACTATTGAGCTGCATTTATTGCACAGTTAATAGATAGCATATaatgatttcttcttcttcttttttttgacaaaagcATATAatgatttcttaaaaatttaaaatagtttttttttaatgtgagtttataatttaagtttttattttcctttaaaacatatataactGTATAGTccgttattttttttagtgaaatataGTCTGTTATATTTATTGTacattagtttattaatttaacaCTTTATAGGACATTTGTTTCATAATTGCAAAAAGATCTTCTGcgtttttataaaattgcatGAAATCTCAGTTCTTAATTCATTCTAATATTTTGGATAAGTTGTTATCGTATATACAATTGTCTTTAATCTATCTCTTTTCCATGTCTATTGAGTAACACTTGCGTATAAGTttacatacaaaaaaaatcgcTACTTAACAGTAGTTTACTAACGTCGGTTATTAATACAGTCATTAAGTGTATTACAAAAATTTAGTCAAAACCTCCCGGTAAGTGACATGTTTAACTGACGTTAAATTTCGATTTTTTGTAATGTTAAATGAATGTCATACTCTtcatattatttcatatttaaatatttccaAAACATCAATAAAATGTGTCAACTTATTCTATAAGACAAACAAAATAGCTACATCCTttcaaaaatacattattgtcaGTAATGTCATAAGAAAGACACATACAGAATTAATATTTTGCAAAAtctaatcataaaaattaagaaatgatgagatttctatgaatttaaattacaataaatgaGTTTCTTTGACTTAATAAAGGGTCAAGTGCATATATTTCAATTCTTAACCATCAATGTACTAGACCTTTATCATAAAAATGACTATGTTGATTATAATGCATTTCAAAATCGTATTTTGGACTTCTAATTATTGTGtaatttgttctattttttcaCATGTATTACatgtttgaaaataatatttttttatcatatgagttttaacaattaaaataatgataaaagacTAATACGATATTGTTTTCTATTCTTAGTGCATCTCGATATTATTGGAGAAGTtttgactttttaaaatttattattcacaATGTTAGAACACATTGGATTGGCTTGAACCAAATAAGATTCATAAGGGTTTAATTTGTTGAGTTATCGGCACATTCTTGCATACTTATAAGAGGCAAATTTACATATagtgaaaattaagaaaaaattttgGAATTGTATGTaccaaattcaagtaaaatgatCCTAACCAAAAATCTAAATAacgaataaaattaaatgtataacaaaattctaaatttaaaacaagTATTTATATAACTTTATACTTCTTAGTACATTctgttactattatttttttatttaaaaaaactaagatGCCTCTATAGCTCGTCTATATCTAGctataaataataattggaGTTTGGAATCTCAGTTCCACCTTAAAGACTCAATTCACTAACTTCTCCCTGCTGACACTTGCCCACCCATATATACATAGTTGAGTTCTTTCGTGATGGTAAAACTCTACAACAATCCCTCCTTGGTGACTGCAAAAACAAATTTACGTTCAGTTAACAAGAGGATTcattaatttcaatatatatgtTGATAAATTAGTAAAGTATACACTTTTTAATACgtataatgaaaataaacaagAGATGTTGGTGATATCTCATTATAATAGTGCAAGTTTCAAAACATTCTTACCATTTGCCAACGAAGAGGATTTGGtctttttgaaattataatggAATTGATTTTCTCTGGTGACTCCATTTTCCAAGTGCAGTAAGGAGGTCTAGATTTGAAACGATAGTATGTACCAATAATTTGCTTCCTAACTGGATCATATCGTGTTCTGTTCATGTAGAAAAGGAAAGCTTTCTGACAAGGGTTTTTATTTGTCACAGGTCTTGTGTTGAATGAGTATGCAGTGTAATCAGCTCTTTTATACCAATTTAGAAAGGTTCGTGTTGGCATCTCCAACTCTCTAGGAGATAATACTCCCCTCAAAACTTGAACCACATAGCCCCATGAAATAGAGATGGTCCAATATCTCTTCTTGTCATAGCAAATTGATTGTTGCATTACGCTACCTGAGTCTTGCTTAACAGATTTCATTAGTTGTTGTAAGGATTGCACTCGATTCATCATTGGGAATATTGGTTGCACCACATCAAGATGGTGCAATGTCACTAGTGGAGCCACAGGATGCGCCCCCAGAAGGCCTAAAAGGTCCCCATACACATCATACTGCATAAGCAAGGAAGAAATATACATGATGATGCAAATTTCAGATTCTTCAAGAAATAAAGAATCAAATCACCAAGCACTCCTAATAATGATATTATTACTTGacatacaataaaattaaataattaaggcttaaatttatttttcatactgaaaccaaaactaataaaataataaacttagagaaactaaaaacatatttaggtGAATAATTAATTACCTGGTGAAACCCAGGTTCCTTAGTTAATGGAACTCCTAGCTCCGCCATGCAAGCTTGCATTCTATCATCACTTCCATATAGAGCAGGGTAGCGTTGAATGCAACGATCTTGCATTTTTGCGAGCTCCTTGGCTAATGGATAGCTTATAGCAAATCCTCCCCCACCATATGCCATAGCATAAGAGAAATGAATGTTTTGAACGTGGCTCTCAGATGAGCTCCCAACATAATAGAATTGAGTGTGGTCATACTTAGAAAGAATTCTAACCACATTATCCACAATAAATATTGTATCATCATCTCCCATCATGAACCATCTCACGTCTTCCATTCCAAGCTTCAATGTCTCTGTTACCACCCTTGAAATCCTCAAAGCAGATCTTTGCCCTTGtgtatttgtatatttaaatttagaggTGTCCCCAGAAATTCGAATCTCTGGTAACCCCTCATTTGCTTGAGTCCTCACTTTGCTATCTAACCACACCACCCCTCTTGTTTGATTAGGCTTCCACCACACTTTTATGTATTCTTTTCTTATGTCCCACAAATTGGATGAAGCAGCTATCCCAAAAACAATGTGTTTGAGCTTCGTGTCTTGTCTTTGAGATAACTGGTCAAGGgatacttcttcttcttcttcttcttcttcttcttcctcctcctttTCATTGTTGCCCTCTTCAACATTTGATCTTTCAATGGTTTTTGTAGTTGAGGATATATTACCACTCATCTCAAGATGTTCTTGGGTGGCTTCATCTAAATGAATGGAGGTAGAACAATCCTTCTTGACCTTggttaagagaagaaaatttgaagaataAAGGATGTAGAGAACAATCATGATTAAGATCAACCAAGTGATGATGCGTTGCTTGGAAGAATAGTACATTTGGTTGTTGTTTCAGATTCTTCAATCCCTCAGATTGTTGTTACACTATTTTTTACTCACAAGTgttggaatggagaaaggaaatcatgaaaaagagattcaaactcagatttattCGGATCACCCTGAAGGAGAGAATAAGAAGGTATTActactttgttttcttttggtgTCTGTGGTTCTAAGCGAAATTTGTTGTGACACGTAGCGAAGTTAAATGCGATTCATATGG from Glycine soja cultivar W05 chromosome 16, ASM419377v2, whole genome shotgun sequence harbors:
- the LOC114389530 gene encoding uncharacterized protein LOC114389530 produces the protein MYYSSKQRIITWLILIMIVLYILYSSNFLLLTKVKKDCSTSIHLDEATQEHLEMSGNISSTTKTIERSNVEEGNNEKEEEEEEEEEEEEVSLDQLSQRQDTKLKHIVFGIAASSNLWDIRKEYIKVWWKPNQTRGVVWLDSKVRTQANEGLPEIRISGDTSKFKYTNTQGQRSALRISRVVTETLKLGMEDVRWFMMGDDDTIFIVDNVVRILSKYDHTQFYYVGSSSESHVQNIHFSYAMAYGGGGFAISYPLAKELAKMQDRCIQRYPALYGSDDRMQACMAELGVPLTKEPGFHQYDVYGDLLGLLGAHPVAPLVTLHHLDVVQPIFPMMNRVQSLQQLMKSVKQDSGSVMQQSICYDKKRYWTISISWGYVVQVLRGVLSPRELEMPTRTFLNWYKRADYTAYSFNTRPVTNKNPCQKAFLFYMNRTRYDPVRKQIIGTYYRFKSRPPYCTWKMESPEKINSIIISKRPNPLRWQMSPRRDCCRVLPSRKNSTMYIWVGKCQQGEVSELSL